GCTTCTGGGGATGGCTCCAAACCAGCCCCTTTTTGGGTGAAAAACCCGTTTTTTCCAGAAGGAATTGTCTCAGGGAACATTTGGAAACAATTTTTCACAAACtatcatttcatttttctttgcacGTGAATTTTTTTGTAAAGGATCTTTTACGTGAACGATATTtttataaggtttttttttttttttctcttttctctctctcttctgctgcattttgagCCTTGCAAGAACCTCAGCTTCTCGCGGGgctgaaaaacaccaaaaatacaaacacaggAAGCCAAAATGAGAACAAGAAGCGGCGGCCCCCCCCATCGGCGCTCGCGTGGTTTCAGcacctgctccccttccctggctccGGAACATTCTAAATTTTACAGCACCCCAAAAAACACCTGAGCCCCACCAacccctgcagggccagggctcgGAGCTCGGGATCTGGGATTCGGGCTCAGGGCTCGGGCTCGGGGTTTGGGCTCGGGATTCGGGGTCTGGGATTCGGGGTCTGGGGTTCGGGGTCTGGGATTCGGGGTGGATCTGAGGGAAAAACGGGACACGGAGAGCGACGTCGGTGTGTTTGCATGTCGGGGTCTTGATTTTGGgtgagggatttgggattttgggattttgggtgagggatttgggattttgggattttgggtgggGGATTTGGGCAgcgctgctggagctgggtggattcccagcaggaatcTGGGGATTCCAGCAGAAATTTGAGGACCCCAGCAGGAATCTCCAGGAGCAGAATTCCTCTGGGACGTGTGTCCTGCCGGGGACAGGGACCCGAGCAGGTGACACGGGACAcattcctcctttccctgctccccaaatcctcctggaaACGGCAGAAATTGCCCCAAAACCACCAACTGGCCTGGATTTTTCCAGTGCctctggaattctgggaattctctTCCCTCCCGtgcctcttcctgctgctctttgtctGCTCCGTGGTGAATTATTCACGGGTGGAGCCGGAGACACCTTTGAAGCCTCTGGAGTAAAAATTCCAGGCACATCCCAGATCCCAGCGCCCTTCCTGCCCGCACTTTAttttttggaataaaataattttttttttaataaattggGAATAATTTGTGTTTTTTGAACACTTGTCGGATTTCTGGAACATTGTTCTGAATGAAAAGCAGCTCGGGGTTTTATGGGGGTGGGATTTGTGAATCTGTGCCTGGAATTCCGATCCTTGGCTGGGATCGGGGTTTCAGCAATTCCAGGGATTGTCCTGAAGGGATCTGGGGAACTCCTGGAGCTTCCCCCGCTCCTTGCTCAGACCCTCAaccctttccctgccccttcccacgGAGGAACGGCTCCATGGGGTGGAGAGATGATTCCGTGGGGTGGAGAAATGATTCCGTGGGGTGGAGAGTTGATCCATGGGGTGGAGAGATGATCCATGGGGTGGAGAAATAATTCCGTGGGGTGGAGAAATGAATCCATGGGATGGAGAGATGTTCCATGGGGTGGAGAGATGATTCCGTGGGGTGGAGAAATGAATCCATGGGATGGAGGAATGATCCATGGGATTACTCCATGGAATGGAGAAACTATCCTATGGGATGGAGAAATAATTCCATGAGGTGGAGAAATTAATCCAATGGGGTGGAGAAACTAATCCTTTGGATTTCTCCGCGGAATGGAGAAATGATTCTATGGgatggaaaaataattccatggGGTGGAGAAATGGATCCATGGGATTCCTCCATGGGGTGGAGAAATGGTTCCATGGgatggaaaaataattccatgagGTGGAGAAATGAATCCCATGAGCTGGAGAAACAAGTCCATGGGATTCCTCCATGGAATGGAGAAATGATTCTATGGgatgcaaaaaaaattccatgggGTGGTGAAACGAATCCATGGGGCGGAGAGACGATCCATGGGGGGGAGAGAGGACCTCAGGGGATGGTTTTCACCGGTTCCTCCCCCGATTTCACCACCTTCACTCTCCAACCGCCGCTTCCGccaggggaaaggggaaggaaggcgGCTCCGAGGGGCCGGGGTGGGGCAGGATGGGCCCGAGGGGCTTTGGGGGGTTCTGCCTcgccctgctctgctctggggccgGTGAGTGGGGCCGGGGGGGCTCGGGGTGTGGGGCTGgagtgaggatgaggaggacgaggaagaggagggggctggaggcagcGGGTGCAGCTCAGGGAGGTCCCTGTAGGGCTTTTTCTGGATGTTAAGCTCAGGTTTGGGTTGAGCCCGGCTCTGCTGAGCCTGGTTTGGGTTCCCAAGGGGGTTTCGGGGTCTTctgagctgtcccagctccccaaatccaccccagcccaccccagggGAGTGCCAGGAGGGGCTTTGGGACcgttttgggttggttttgttggttttgacCTTGGCAGGGCCACGCACGGGACTTggatgatcctggtgggtccttCCACCTGGCACCCCCCGATTCCATGCCCCAGATCGGGGcattttggggtattttggggtattttatGATTCCCTGCTGGTGCACAGCCCCAAAACCTCCTGGGTTTCGGAACAGCCCCAGCTTGGCCCCAAGCCCCGTTTTCCACTGCGAGAAACCCGACGGGTTTGGGGTTTTCGTTGTTGGGGGTGAGGCGTGAAGCCCACAGGATGTGGGGCCGCTGCTCcgctccagctcagccccctCGGGGAGCCGTGGGAcctcctgagctggaaaacCCCCCCCGGATCATCCACCCCAACCCCAGGCCACCCCAAAATCAATCCCAAAATCCCGCCCGCTGTCTGGAAGGGGtctccaaaccctcctggaggTTTTGGGGTCGGGGTCGTTGCCGGGGGAGCTCTTCCAGAGCCCCAAAACCCTCTGAGGGCAGAATTTCCTGGgtctccatcccaaatcccgcCTGGAACATCTCCGGCCGCCCCTGGGATCCCGTCCCCGCTCCCTCGGAATTCCCggcctttccctccctctcctctttcccaaaattcccttttgaGGCCCCTCCTGACCTTTGGCCCTCTGGCGATGTCCCCAGACTCTGTCCCACGTCCCCTGAGGTGACGTCGGGGTGGATATTCCCATTCCCCACCCCTGAATTTGGGGGACAGCGggcaaatcccaaatcccgcGAATTCCCAGCTCTCGGCTTCCAGGAAGAGCAGTCGGGGGACGGGAATGTCACCGAGGAGACCCCGGAGGGGACGCGGGACCTCCTGGAGCCACCAGGACACCCCAGCACGGCCACCGGGGACGGGGGCGCGGTGACAGCGTGGCCGAGGGTCGCCACGAGCCCTCCTCCGAGCCTTGGGGACCTCGCGGTGACGCCGGCGGGGAACCAAACCCGTGAGTTCcacaggaagggagggaggtggcactgtcaccagGGACCTGTCACCATCGTGGGGACGTGGCATTGTCCCCAAGGATTTGTCACCATCAATGGGAGGTGGCACTTTCACCAGGATTTGTCACCATTGTGgggaggtggcactgtccccaagGATTTGTCACCATCGATGGGAGGTGGCACTGCCCCCAGGATTTGTCACTGTCATGAGGAGGTGACACCACCTCTGGGGAACCTGTCACCCCCTTGAGGGATGTGCCACCCCCTTCACGACTTGTCACCTGCCTGGTGGACGTGTCACCACTCCGGAGGAGGTGTCACCACTCCGGAGGAGGTGTCACCACTC
This window of the Motacilla alba alba isolate MOTALB_02 chromosome 25, Motacilla_alba_V1.0_pri, whole genome shotgun sequence genome carries:
- the LOC119711682 gene encoding nascent polypeptide-associated complex subunit alpha, muscle-specific form-like isoform X1, whose protein sequence is MWGRCSAPAQPPRGAVGPPELENPPRIIHPNPRPPQNQSQNPARCLEGVSKPSWRFWGRGRCRGSSSRAPKPSEGRISWVSIPNPAWNISGRPWDPVPAPSEFPAFPSLSSFPKFPFEAPPDLWPSGDVPRLCPTSPEVTSGWIFPFPTPEFGGQRANPKSREFPALGFQEEQSGDGNVTEETPEGTRDLLEPPGHPSTATGDGGAVTAWPRVATSPPPSLGDLAVTPAGNQTRTSSGVPARYWSPVIFVALALLVLFVTYRRNKDKGLRDGAASGSDSSDLGALVQPHTCDSIPKIPEVTETPLEQPDPPQAPPDSPPGGS
- the LOC119711682 gene encoding nascent polypeptide-associated complex subunit alpha, muscle-specific form-like isoform X2 — translated: MWGRCSAPAQPPRGAVGPPELENPPRIIHPNPRPPQNQSQNPARCLEGVSKPSWRFWGRGRCRGSSSRAPKPSEGRISWVSIPNPAWNISGRPWDPVPAPSEFPAFPSLSSFPKFPFEAPPDLWPSGDVPRLCPTSPEVTSGWIFPFPTPEFGGQRANPKSREFPALGFQEEQSGDGNVTEETPEGTRDLLEPPGHPSTATGDGGAVTAWPRVATSPPPSLGDLAVTPAGNQTRTSSGVPARYWSPVIFVALALLVLFVTYRRNKDKDLGALVQPHTCDSIPKIPEVTETPLEQPDPPQAPPDSPPGGS